Proteins encoded in a region of the Paenibacillus wynnii genome:
- a CDS encoding phasin family protein produces MSDLFKKAISLGVGLTIVSKEKVEKAVEDLVKRGELAPSESKALIARLVERGDEERGMFKSAVQEQVQRVLKELKVPVQSDMAALELRIAVLESRLAELEGVSQSEGTLPETRTD; encoded by the coding sequence ATGAGTGATTTGTTTAAAAAAGCGATCTCTTTAGGAGTGGGCCTCACCATTGTCAGCAAGGAAAAAGTGGAAAAAGCCGTGGAAGATCTGGTTAAGCGCGGAGAACTTGCTCCGTCAGAGTCGAAAGCACTGATTGCCCGTTTGGTTGAGCGCGGAGATGAAGAACGAGGGATGTTCAAATCGGCCGTTCAAGAGCAGGTTCAGCGTGTGCTTAAGGAATTAAAAGTTCCGGTTCAAAGTGATATGGCAGCACTTGAATTACGTATTGCCGTATTGGAGAGCCGTTTGGCCGAACTGGAGGGAGTTTCCCAATCGGAGGGAACACTGCCGGAAACGCGTACCGACTAA